In the Juglans microcarpa x Juglans regia isolate MS1-56 chromosome 6D, Jm3101_v1.0, whole genome shotgun sequence genome, one interval contains:
- the LOC121235285 gene encoding E3 ubiquitin-protein ligase MARCHF2 isoform X2 produces MLKDTSCDGDLPDLEKQSANANANHGCDQTPEPTAKLSTAVDSSNDDEQLPPALSPKKAYLSRTASSVELCRVCQQEKEEVLIDLGCHCRGGLAKAHRSCIDTWFCTRGSNKCEICQELAANVPPPDSQPSTNYWVWRNEANFRHQGRERVSLLFLDLGLDCELLWISVMSGV; encoded by the exons ATGTTGAAAGACACCAGCTGCGATGGTGATCTTCCCGACCTGGAGAAGCAGTCGGCCAACGCCAACGCCAACCATGGTTGTGATCAGACTCCCGAACCAACTGCAAAGTTGTCAACTGCTGTGGACTCCTCTAATGACGATGAACAACTGCCCCCTGCTCTGTCTCCCAAAAAGGCATATTTGTCGAGGACAGCAAGTTCTGTTGAACTATGCAG AGTTTGTCAGCAGGAGAAGGAAGAAGTTCTTATAGATCTTGGGTGCCATTGTCGAGGTGGTCTTGCAAAAGCCCACCGCTCATGCATAGATACTTGGTTTTGTACAAGAGGATCAAACAAATGTGAGATATGCCA aGAGTTAGCTGCAAACGTGCCACCTCCAGATTCCCAGCCTAGT ACAAATTACTGGGTTTGGAGGAATGAAGCAAATTTTAGGCATCAAGGTCGTGAAAGG GTGTCATTATTGTTCTTGGACTTGGGACTGGACTGCGAGTTGCTCTGGATTTCTGTCATGAGTGGAGTTTGA
- the LOC121235285 gene encoding uncharacterized protein LOC121235285 isoform X1: MLKDTSCDGDLPDLEKQSANANANHGCDQTPEPTAKLSTAVDSSNDDEQLPPALSPKKAYLSRTASSVELCRVCQQEKEEVLIDLGCHCRGGLAKAHRSCIDTWFCTRGSNKCEICQELAANVPPPDSQPSTNYWVWRNEANFRHQGRERNCFSPLWVAFSILVCGLLLDVLISITLGISALPINVIIGVIIVLGLGTGLRVALDFCHEWSLRRVVQRVETNVSLGYHPAI, encoded by the exons ATGTTGAAAGACACCAGCTGCGATGGTGATCTTCCCGACCTGGAGAAGCAGTCGGCCAACGCCAACGCCAACCATGGTTGTGATCAGACTCCCGAACCAACTGCAAAGTTGTCAACTGCTGTGGACTCCTCTAATGACGATGAACAACTGCCCCCTGCTCTGTCTCCCAAAAAGGCATATTTGTCGAGGACAGCAAGTTCTGTTGAACTATGCAG AGTTTGTCAGCAGGAGAAGGAAGAAGTTCTTATAGATCTTGGGTGCCATTGTCGAGGTGGTCTTGCAAAAGCCCACCGCTCATGCATAGATACTTGGTTTTGTACAAGAGGATCAAACAAATGTGAGATATGCCA aGAGTTAGCTGCAAACGTGCCACCTCCAGATTCCCAGCCTAGT ACAAATTACTGGGTTTGGAGGAATGAAGCAAATTTTAGGCATCAAGGTCGTGAAAGG AACTGTTTTAGTCCACTTTGGGTGGCATTTTCAATCCTCGTTTGTGGTCTCCTGTTGGATGTGCTGATATCCATTACCCTGGGTATCTCGGCACTGCCCATCAACGTTATAATCG GTGTCATTATTGTTCTTGGACTTGGGACTGGACTGCGAGTTGCTCTGGATTTCTGTCATGAGTGGAGTTTGAGAAGAGTTGTGCAAAGAGTGGAAACAAATGTGAGTCTTGGTTATCATCCTGCCATATAG